One part of the Mycolicibacterium aromaticivorans JS19b1 = JCM 16368 genome encodes these proteins:
- a CDS encoding pyrimidine reductase family protein, giving the protein MTQAVQQPKRATAPEELVALYRDPPDGLRANMIMSLDGAAAFDGVAGPLSDVNDQGLLLALRGYADVVLVGAGTVRAEGYGPVRLTAAQVAERRERWGTDVIPPIAVVTHTGRVPASLFAEPAQRPILITTAVAVRERPRLAEHADLLIAGDSAVNLESALRTLQARGMRRILCEGGPTLLDELVAGDLVDEMCLTVSPTLVASATTARPGAPALAVPARLTLGHAVTLENYVYLRYVRDHERQVGT; this is encoded by the coding sequence ATGACTCAGGCGGTGCAACAGCCGAAACGGGCCACCGCACCGGAAGAACTGGTAGCGCTCTACCGCGATCCGCCCGACGGGCTGCGCGCGAACATGATCATGTCGCTCGACGGCGCTGCGGCGTTCGACGGTGTGGCGGGTCCGCTCTCGGACGTCAACGACCAGGGCCTGCTGCTCGCGTTGCGCGGTTACGCCGATGTCGTGCTCGTCGGCGCGGGCACCGTGCGCGCCGAAGGATACGGCCCGGTGCGATTGACCGCCGCGCAGGTCGCCGAACGCCGAGAGCGCTGGGGCACCGACGTCATCCCGCCGATCGCCGTGGTCACCCACACCGGCCGCGTCCCGGCATCGCTGTTCGCCGAGCCTGCCCAACGGCCCATCCTGATCACCACCGCGGTCGCCGTCCGCGAACGCCCGCGGCTGGCCGAGCACGCCGACCTGCTGATCGCCGGTGACAGCGCGGTCAACCTGGAGTCCGCGCTGCGTACCCTGCAAGCCCGCGGAATGCGCCGGATCTTGTGCGAGGGCGGCCCCACCCTGCTCGACGAGCTGGTCGCGGGAGACCTCGTCGACGAGATGTGCCTGACGGTCTCACCCACGCTGGTCGCGAGTGCCACCACCGCCCGGCCGGGCGCTCCGGCGCTCGCGGTCCCTGCCCGCCTCACGCTGGGCCATGCGGTGACGCTCGAGAACTACGTCTATCTGCGTTACGTCCGGGACCATGAGAGGCAGGTCGGTACATGA
- a CDS encoding HAD family hydrolase has protein sequence MVKPAVLFDIDGTLVDSNYLHVHAWQQAFHEVGLPVQAWHVHRSIGMDGSTLVDELSNGADDDAQKRLKDSHTRHYEACADLLTALPGARELLQRVAALGLQVVLATSAPENELAMLRKTLGCDDLVSAITSSEDVEEAKPRPDIVHVALDKAGVPAQQAVFVGDTVWDVEASARAGVPCIAVLSGGVGRGELEKAGAAAIFDDAQELLDSLDSSPIAALL, from the coding sequence ATGGTCAAGCCCGCAGTGCTCTTCGACATCGACGGCACCCTCGTCGACTCGAACTACCTTCACGTCCATGCCTGGCAGCAGGCGTTCCATGAGGTCGGGCTTCCGGTCCAGGCCTGGCATGTCCACCGCTCGATCGGCATGGACGGGTCCACCTTGGTCGACGAGCTGTCCAACGGCGCCGACGACGACGCGCAGAAGCGTCTCAAGGACTCTCACACCCGCCACTACGAGGCCTGCGCCGATCTGCTGACCGCGTTGCCCGGGGCGCGCGAACTGCTGCAGCGGGTTGCCGCCCTGGGCCTGCAGGTGGTGCTGGCGACCTCTGCGCCGGAGAACGAGCTGGCCATGTTGCGCAAAACGCTGGGGTGCGACGACCTCGTGTCCGCCATCACCTCGTCCGAAGATGTCGAGGAGGCCAAGCCCCGCCCGGACATCGTCCACGTCGCGCTGGACAAGGCCGGGGTACCGGCGCAACAGGCGGTGTTCGTCGGCGACACCGTCTGGGACGTCGAGGCCAGTGCCCGTGCGGGAGTGCCGTGCATCGCGGTGCTGTCCGGTGGCGTCGGCAGAGGTGAACTCGAAAAGGCCGGAGCCGCAGCCATATTCGACGACGCCCAAGAGTTGCTCGACAGCCTCGACAGTTCTCCCATCGCGGCCCTGCTCTGA
- a CDS encoding TetR family transcriptional regulator, protein MNSRTPSSRRERSGKSRSRETPSREERKEATRRAIIAAALKLLDERSFSGLSLREVTREAGIVPAAFYRHFESMDALGLVLIDESFRTLREMLRSARAGKLDPNRVIESTVDILIAGVAEQREHWRFIGRERSSGVTVLRYAIRTEIRLITSELATDLARFPGLNEWSTEDLNILASLFVNSMIIIAEAIEDAHDAAALDEIKRTAVKQLRMITVGVNAWEPAQVVDEDDQDPQADDVPEV, encoded by the coding sequence GTGAACAGTCGTACGCCCAGCTCACGTCGTGAGCGTTCAGGGAAGTCACGCTCCCGCGAGACACCATCGCGGGAAGAGCGCAAAGAGGCCACCCGCCGGGCCATCATCGCGGCCGCGCTGAAGCTCCTCGACGAGCGCAGCTTCAGCGGCCTGAGCCTGCGTGAGGTCACCCGTGAGGCCGGGATCGTGCCTGCCGCGTTCTACCGTCACTTCGAGTCGATGGACGCCCTCGGCCTGGTGCTCATCGACGAGTCGTTCCGCACCCTGCGCGAGATGTTGCGCAGCGCCCGCGCGGGCAAGCTGGACCCGAACCGTGTCATCGAGTCGACGGTGGACATCCTGATCGCCGGGGTGGCCGAACAGCGCGAGCACTGGCGGTTCATCGGGCGCGAACGCTCCAGCGGTGTGACGGTGCTGCGCTACGCGATCCGCACCGAGATCCGGCTGATCACCTCGGAACTGGCCACCGACCTTGCGCGGTTCCCCGGGCTCAACGAGTGGAGCACCGAGGACCTCAACATCCTGGCCAGTCTGTTCGTGAACTCGATGATCATCATCGCCGAGGCCATCGAGGACGCCCACGACGCGGCCGCGCTCGACGAGATCAAACGCACGGCAGTCAAGCAGCTGCGGATGATCACGGTCGGTGTCAACGCCTGGGAGCCGGCGCAGGTCGTCGACGAGGATGACCAAGACCCGCAGGCCGACGACGTGCCCGAGGTCTGA
- a CDS encoding ferredoxin reductase → MFTQTLTEKVLRSPLVDLLTGPHGVDRYTELVDPTWTTDARARVVDVRRSTPRSVTLILDPNSAVTGYRAGQHLNLAVEIDGRRHTRCYSPAGAEGSPLIELTIGSHDGGLVSNYLYRHARPGMVVDLSDPAGDFVLPEVRPRRILFVSGGSGITPVMSMLRTLQAEGFDGEIAFVHYARTPAEACYRAELAATGVRVLHGYTRAPGGELDGRFGPEHLRAAMPDADAVYVCGPPALVEAVREHCPGALSESFVPVPFVVPDAPTGGRISFRDSGIDAQDDGRPLLDQAEDAGLNPTSGCRMGICHTCTRRKHRGAVRNLTTGAVSTADEEDVQICVSVPVGDVEIAL, encoded by the coding sequence ATGTTCACTCAAACTTTGACCGAGAAGGTGCTTCGCTCGCCGCTGGTCGATCTGCTCACCGGCCCGCATGGTGTGGACCGGTACACCGAGCTGGTGGACCCGACTTGGACTACCGACGCCCGGGCCAGGGTGGTCGACGTACGCCGCTCCACGCCGCGCAGCGTCACCCTGATTCTCGACCCCAACTCGGCTGTCACCGGCTACCGCGCCGGCCAGCACCTGAACCTGGCGGTGGAGATCGACGGCCGTCGCCACACCCGCTGCTACTCACCGGCCGGCGCCGAGGGTTCCCCGCTGATCGAATTGACGATCGGATCCCACGACGGCGGCCTGGTGTCCAACTACCTTTACCGGCATGCCCGCCCCGGCATGGTGGTCGACCTGTCCGACCCCGCCGGCGACTTCGTGCTCCCCGAGGTCAGGCCCCGCCGCATCCTGTTCGTCTCCGGCGGCAGCGGCATCACCCCGGTGATGTCCATGTTGCGGACCCTTCAGGCCGAGGGCTTCGACGGCGAGATCGCCTTCGTCCACTACGCCCGCACGCCGGCTGAGGCCTGCTACCGAGCCGAACTGGCCGCGACCGGTGTCCGGGTTCTGCACGGCTACACCCGCGCGCCGGGCGGCGAGCTCGACGGCCGCTTCGGCCCCGAGCACCTCCGGGCCGCGATGCCCGATGCCGACGCCGTCTACGTGTGCGGGCCGCCCGCACTGGTCGAGGCGGTGCGCGAACACTGCCCGGGCGCGTTGTCGGAAAGCTTCGTCCCGGTGCCCTTCGTCGTGCCCGACGCGCCGACGGGCGGCCGAATCAGCTTCCGGGACAGCGGTATCGACGCCCAAGACGACGGGCGTCCCCTCCTGGACCAGGCCGAGGACGCCGGACTGAACCCGACCAGCGGATGCCGAATGGGCATCTGCCACACCTGCACTCGCCGCAAGCATCGCGGCGCCGTGCGCAACCTGACCACCGGAGCGGTCTCCACCGCCGACGAGGAGGACGTGCAGATCTGCGTGTCGGTGCCTGTCGGTGACGTTGAGATCGCGCTCTGA
- a CDS encoding fatty acid desaturase family protein, with protein MNTQHITLTREQADDFGRELDAIRERVIADLGQTDVDYIRRVIKAQRAMEIGGRALLFAGIFPPAWVAGTALLGISKILDNMEIGHNVMHGQYEWTGDPALRGRTFEWDTACPADQWRHSHNYSHHTFTNIVGMDRDIGYGILRMSPDQRWRPYYLGNPVYAFLLMVLFQYGVALHELETERIRSGEISLADKRDVLREIWHKTRRQLLKDYVAFPLLAGPMAPFVFTGNLTANLIRNVWSYAIIFCGHFPDGTQEFTVEETRNESRGQWYFRQVLGSANLTGGKLFHLLSGNLSHQIEHHLFPDVPARRYAEMAPHVREVCERYGIPYNAGPLPKQFATVVRKIVKLALPTRQRSEDATLVEAA; from the coding sequence ATGAACACCCAACACATCACACTGACCCGCGAGCAGGCCGACGACTTCGGCCGTGAACTCGACGCCATCAGGGAACGGGTGATCGCCGACCTGGGGCAGACCGACGTCGACTACATCCGCCGGGTCATCAAGGCCCAGCGCGCCATGGAGATCGGCGGCCGCGCGCTGCTGTTCGCCGGCATCTTCCCGCCGGCCTGGGTGGCCGGCACCGCGCTGCTCGGGATCTCGAAGATCTTGGACAACATGGAAATCGGCCACAACGTGATGCATGGGCAGTATGAGTGGACCGGCGATCCGGCCCTGCGCGGCCGCACCTTCGAGTGGGATACCGCGTGCCCGGCCGACCAGTGGCGGCACTCGCACAACTACTCCCACCACACCTTCACCAACATCGTCGGCATGGACCGGGACATCGGTTACGGCATCCTGCGGATGAGCCCGGATCAGCGCTGGCGCCCCTACTACCTGGGCAACCCGGTGTACGCCTTCCTGCTGATGGTGCTGTTCCAATACGGCGTCGCGCTGCACGAGCTGGAGACCGAACGCATTCGCAGCGGCGAGATATCCCTTGCCGACAAGCGCGACGTGCTGCGCGAGATCTGGCACAAGACCCGTCGCCAGCTCCTCAAGGACTACGTGGCGTTCCCGCTGCTGGCCGGACCGATGGCACCGTTCGTGTTCACCGGCAACCTCACCGCGAACCTCATCCGCAACGTGTGGTCGTACGCGATCATCTTCTGCGGTCACTTCCCGGACGGCACACAGGAGTTCACGGTTGAAGAGACCCGCAACGAGTCACGCGGACAGTGGTACTTCCGGCAGGTCCTCGGCTCGGCCAACCTGACCGGCGGCAAGCTGTTCCACCTGCTATCGGGCAACCTGTCCCACCAGATCGAGCACCACCTGTTCCCGGATGTGCCTGCGCGCCGGTACGCCGAGATGGCCCCGCACGTCCGCGAGGTGTGCGAGCGCTACGGCATCCCCTACAACGCGGGACCGCTGCCCAAGCAGTTCGCCACGGTGGTGCGCAAGATCGTCAAGCTGGCACTGCCCACCCGTCAGCGCAGCGAGGATGCCACGCTGGTCGAGGCGGCCTGA
- a CDS encoding glycosyltransferase family 39 protein, whose protein sequence is MVHVTTTFPAKAPEDSADVAPAVSTPSRRDRIGLVVLLVATTVMYLWNITVNGMGNQFYAGAAQAGSKNWEALLFGSLDSANFITVDKPPVSQWVMGLSGQLFGFSSASMLIPEALMAVATVWLLYSAIARICGPKAGLLAGAALALTPVAALMFRFNNPDAAMVLLMMASAYCTVRALERGNGKWLAWAGVALGFAFLAKMLEGLMIAPAVGLAYLIAAPTPLRSRLLHLLGAAAAFVVSAGWFVILTLVWPSSSRPYIAGSTDDNFMNLVLGYNGFARVLGRNHMNFGPGDPLGNSAGDELRHLGGFGGMGNQKEGLGRLFAGEFGFEIGWLIPAALLSLVLVLVARGRAPRTDPVRAGVLLFGSWLVIDGVVLSYMKGMVHPYYCLSLAPAVAGTAAIGAQQMWTRRQTWFGRAGLTGLIAVTGIWSWWVLGRNEDWLPALRWTVLLVTLLAAAALAVSAPRRRRVTMAAATVGAVAVLAGPTAYAVATLSAPHHGGGPTVGPSRPEPAFLRAFNQTQDNPKLDALLRATTTQWSAAISGSSAAAGLELSTGTAVMAIGGFLGSDPAPSLGQFKADVAAGKVAYYIVQRDWRGRPGGWPGINRNHTGITDWVSATFPVTRVGDDDVYDLSRPK, encoded by the coding sequence ATAGTCCATGTGACAACGACGTTTCCGGCCAAAGCTCCGGAGGATTCCGCCGACGTCGCCCCAGCGGTGAGCACCCCGTCGCGACGGGACCGCATCGGGCTGGTGGTGCTGCTCGTCGCGACCACGGTCATGTACCTGTGGAACATCACCGTCAACGGAATGGGCAACCAGTTCTACGCCGGCGCCGCTCAGGCCGGCTCCAAGAACTGGGAGGCGCTGCTGTTCGGATCGCTCGACTCGGCCAACTTCATCACCGTCGACAAGCCCCCGGTGTCGCAGTGGGTGATGGGCCTGTCCGGTCAGCTGTTCGGCTTCAGCAGTGCCAGCATGCTGATACCCGAAGCGTTGATGGCGGTGGCCACCGTCTGGCTGCTCTACTCCGCGATCGCTCGCATCTGCGGCCCGAAGGCCGGGTTGCTGGCCGGCGCCGCGTTGGCGCTGACCCCGGTCGCCGCGCTGATGTTCCGGTTCAACAACCCCGACGCCGCGATGGTGCTGCTGATGATGGCCTCGGCGTACTGCACGGTGCGCGCACTCGAACGAGGCAACGGCAAGTGGCTGGCGTGGGCGGGTGTCGCGCTCGGGTTCGCGTTCCTGGCCAAGATGCTCGAAGGCCTGATGATCGCCCCCGCGGTGGGGCTGGCCTACCTGATCGCGGCACCGACGCCGCTGCGCAGCCGGCTGCTGCACCTGCTGGGCGCCGCTGCCGCTTTCGTGGTGTCGGCGGGCTGGTTCGTGATCCTGACCCTGGTGTGGCCGTCGTCGTCGCGGCCGTACATCGCCGGGTCGACCGATGACAACTTCATGAATCTGGTGCTGGGCTACAACGGATTCGCGCGCGTGCTCGGCCGCAATCACATGAATTTCGGTCCCGGCGATCCGCTCGGCAATTCGGCCGGCGACGAGCTCCGACACCTGGGTGGCTTCGGCGGCATGGGCAATCAGAAGGAAGGTCTGGGCCGGCTGTTCGCGGGCGAGTTCGGCTTCGAGATCGGCTGGTTGATCCCGGCAGCGCTGCTCAGTCTGGTTCTGGTGCTGGTCGCCCGCGGTCGCGCACCGCGCACCGACCCGGTGCGGGCCGGCGTCCTTTTGTTCGGCAGCTGGCTGGTGATCGACGGTGTGGTGCTCAGCTATATGAAAGGCATGGTGCACCCGTACTACTGCCTGTCGCTGGCGCCCGCGGTGGCCGGCACGGCTGCCATTGGTGCGCAACAGATGTGGACCCGCAGACAGACCTGGTTCGGTCGGGCCGGATTGACTGGACTGATCGCGGTGACGGGGATCTGGAGCTGGTGGGTGCTCGGCCGAAACGAGGACTGGTTGCCCGCCCTGCGGTGGACGGTCCTGCTCGTCACCCTGCTGGCCGCCGCCGCACTCGCCGTGTCGGCGCCGCGGCGGCGCCGGGTCACGATGGCCGCGGCGACAGTCGGTGCGGTGGCCGTCTTGGCCGGGCCGACCGCCTACGCGGTCGCCACGCTCAGCGCACCGCATCACGGTGGCGGGCCGACCGTCGGTCCGTCGCGTCCCGAGCCTGCCTTCCTACGCGCCTTCAATCAGACTCAGGACAATCCGAAGCTGGACGCGCTGCTTCGCGCGACCACCACGCAGTGGTCGGCCGCGATCTCCGGCTCGTCGGCCGCTGCAGGACTCGAATTGTCCACGGGCACAGCGGTGATGGCCATCGGCGGGTTCCTCGGCAGTGATCCAGCCCCGAGTCTGGGCCAGTTCAAGGCGGATGTGGCTGCGGGGAAGGTGGCCTACTACATCGTCCAGCGGGACTGGCGCGGCCGGCCCGGCGGGTGGCCGGGCATCAACCGAAACCACACCGGCATCACCGACTGGGTGAGCGCGACATTCCCGGTCACCCGGGTCGGCGACGACGACGTCTACGACCTGTCCCGGCCCAAGTGA
- a CDS encoding DUF305 domain-containing protein — MSKARTVVTGVAALAAVAAIGACSNSGTKDVAASSAPSTVQSSTAAPAAAHNQADMMFARMMIPHHRQAIEMSDMILAKQGIDARVVDLAKQIKAAQGPEIDTMQGWLNQWGMPGTTSSAPSDHGGMHGSDTDTASPTTSTMPMPGMPGMDDMPGMDGMMSPADMQALQNAQGVAASKLYLTQMIKHHQGAITMAQNEIKNGQFADAIALAKSIATSQQKEIDTMNQILSSL; from the coding sequence GTGAGTAAAGCGAGGACTGTGGTGACCGGGGTGGCAGCGTTGGCTGCGGTTGCCGCCATCGGCGCGTGTAGCAACTCGGGCACCAAGGATGTGGCGGCGTCGTCGGCGCCGTCCACTGTCCAGAGTTCGACCGCGGCGCCGGCAGCCGCGCACAATCAGGCCGACATGATGTTCGCCCGCATGATGATTCCGCATCATCGGCAGGCGATCGAGATGAGCGACATGATCCTCGCCAAGCAGGGCATCGACGCGCGGGTGGTGGACCTGGCCAAGCAGATCAAAGCGGCGCAGGGCCCGGAGATCGACACGATGCAGGGCTGGCTGAATCAGTGGGGAATGCCCGGCACGACCAGCAGCGCGCCCTCAGACCACGGCGGCATGCACGGATCGGATACCGACACGGCGTCACCGACCACCTCGACCATGCCGATGCCGGGTATGCCCGGAATGGATGACATGCCGGGGATGGACGGAATGATGTCACCGGCCGATATGCAGGCACTGCAGAACGCCCAGGGCGTCGCCGCCAGCAAGCTGTACCTGACCCAAATGATCAAGCATCACCAGGGCGCAATCACCATGGCGCAAAACGAGATCAAGAACGGCCAATTCGCCGACGCCATCGCCCTCGCCAAGTCGATCGCCACCAGCCAGCAAAAGGAGATCGACACCATGAACCAGATCCTGAGCTCCCTGTAG
- a CDS encoding sensor histidine kinase — MKLSSQASPRVPGTVFSGFGMRRRLLLAQTLVLLAGGVTTWVVASVVGPPLFREHLHMAGVAHDSNEQYHAEQAYQHATALSIGVAITVAALTALIATAYLSRRLQHSVAEVSAAASAVAEGRYDIRVAPPRLGLEFDEMATAFNKMADRLQAVESSRRQLFGDLAHEIRTPVAVLEAYLEAVEDGVRVLDQPTIAMLREQTGRLVRFSADAAALAQAEEAHATITPGWVEADEVARSVSAALADRFAAKSVALTLQVSGGTRFWADRQRLVQVLNNLLDNALRHTAPGGHVRLTVETTGNDVVFTVSDDGEGVAAEHLPHVFERFYRADSARNRDRGGSGLGLAIAKALTEAHGGTITATSPGPGAGTTFTVTVPSLPVAGARRGSQREYA; from the coding sequence ATGAAGCTCTCCTCACAGGCATCGCCGCGCGTGCCGGGGACCGTGTTCAGCGGATTCGGCATGCGCCGGCGACTGCTGCTGGCGCAAACACTCGTCCTCCTCGCCGGCGGGGTGACCACGTGGGTCGTCGCCTCTGTGGTGGGGCCGCCGTTGTTCCGTGAGCACCTGCACATGGCCGGCGTCGCCCACGATTCCAACGAGCAGTACCACGCCGAGCAGGCCTACCAGCACGCCACCGCGCTCTCCATCGGGGTCGCGATCACGGTGGCCGCCCTCACCGCGCTGATCGCCACCGCCTACCTGAGCCGGCGGTTGCAGCATTCCGTCGCGGAGGTTTCGGCAGCCGCGTCGGCGGTGGCCGAGGGTCGCTACGACATTCGGGTAGCGCCACCTCGGCTCGGCCTTGAATTCGATGAGATGGCAACCGCTTTCAACAAGATGGCGGATCGTCTGCAAGCTGTGGAATCGAGTCGGCGCCAGCTTTTCGGCGATCTCGCTCACGAGATCCGCACACCGGTGGCCGTGCTGGAGGCCTATCTGGAAGCAGTTGAGGACGGCGTGAGAGTCCTGGACCAGCCGACCATCGCGATGCTGCGGGAGCAGACCGGCCGCCTGGTGCGCTTCTCGGCCGACGCCGCCGCACTGGCCCAGGCCGAAGAAGCTCACGCCACGATCACCCCTGGATGGGTCGAGGCCGACGAGGTCGCCCGCTCCGTCAGTGCCGCCCTGGCCGATCGCTTCGCTGCGAAGAGCGTCGCGCTGACCCTTCAGGTGAGCGGGGGCACCCGATTCTGGGCCGACCGTCAACGCCTGGTCCAGGTATTGAACAATCTGCTGGACAACGCATTACGTCACACTGCGCCCGGCGGCCATGTCCGACTCACCGTGGAGACCACAGGCAACGATGTCGTCTTTACGGTGAGCGATGACGGCGAAGGTGTTGCGGCAGAACACCTTCCGCACGTTTTCGAGCGGTTCTACCGTGCCGACTCGGCACGTAATCGCGACCGGGGCGGCTCCGGCCTCGGCCTCGCCATCGCCAAGGCGTTGACAGAGGCGCACGGCGGCACCATCACCGCGACCAGCCCCGGCCCCGGGGCAGGCACCACCTTCACGGTGACGGTGCCCAGCCTGCCGGTGGCCGGAGCCCGGCGCGGCAGTCAACGCGAATACGCGTGA
- a CDS encoding multicopper oxidase family protein, translated as MNREALTRRGFLAAGVLGGAALVACGRSTNPQATGGSPSPGAIAAAEAARPHTGRTVTANLTPGPTDIDLGGTVARTLAYNGQVPGPLIRANVGDDIAVTVDNRLDHPTSVHWHGIALRNDMDGASPASPNIAPASGFTYRFSSPHPGTYWAHPHTGLDTDFGLYIPVIVDDPAEPGRYDAEWIVMLDDWTSGVGTSPEQIFTGLQSMGMGQMQMPGMGGMGHMSGTGGMGSMPGVPGVGGVGTSDLLGGDAGDVSYPYYTLNGRIPSAATTFTAKPGNRIRIRIINAAADTAFRVALAGHRMTVTHTDGFPVRPEDVDALLVGMGERYDVIVTAGDGVFPLVASAEGKNAVARALLSTGGGSAPDAALRPPQLTGRVGTVDTFTAAPEVLLPAGSDHTLQVRLSGMMMRYDWMINGRPYDQTVPLTVRQGQNATLTFVNDSMMWHPMHLHGHTFQVLKPDGSAGPRKDTVIVKPMQTVVVRMVADNPGEWMLHCHNAYHMAAGMMTTLNYAR; from the coding sequence ATGAATCGAGAGGCGCTCACCCGGCGCGGCTTTCTGGCGGCAGGAGTCCTCGGAGGCGCGGCGTTGGTGGCCTGCGGTCGGTCGACCAATCCCCAGGCCACCGGCGGCTCCCCGTCGCCGGGCGCGATCGCCGCGGCGGAGGCGGCCCGGCCGCACACCGGCAGAACGGTCACCGCGAACCTGACCCCAGGCCCCACCGACATCGACCTCGGCGGCACCGTGGCACGCACGCTGGCGTACAACGGACAGGTCCCGGGCCCGCTGATCAGGGCCAACGTCGGCGACGACATTGCGGTCACCGTCGACAACCGACTCGATCACCCGACCTCGGTGCACTGGCACGGGATCGCCTTGCGCAACGACATGGACGGTGCCAGCCCGGCCAGTCCGAACATCGCACCCGCCAGCGGCTTCACCTATCGCTTCAGCTCCCCTCATCCCGGAACGTACTGGGCGCACCCGCATACCGGGCTGGACACCGACTTCGGCTTGTACATACCCGTCATCGTGGACGATCCGGCGGAGCCGGGACGCTACGACGCCGAGTGGATCGTGATGCTCGACGACTGGACATCCGGCGTCGGAACCAGCCCTGAGCAGATCTTCACGGGGCTGCAGTCAATGGGCATGGGGCAGATGCAGATGCCGGGGATGGGCGGCATGGGACACATGTCGGGCACGGGCGGTATGGGATCGATGCCTGGCGTTCCGGGCGTTGGCGGTGTGGGAACCAGCGACCTGCTCGGCGGTGACGCCGGTGACGTCAGCTACCCCTACTACACCCTCAACGGCCGCATCCCCTCGGCTGCCACGACATTCACCGCGAAACCCGGGAACCGCATTCGCATCCGGATCATCAACGCCGCCGCCGACACCGCGTTCCGGGTCGCCCTGGCCGGGCATCGCATGACCGTCACCCACACCGACGGATTCCCTGTTCGGCCGGAAGATGTCGACGCGCTCCTGGTGGGTATGGGCGAACGGTACGACGTCATCGTGACCGCGGGTGACGGAGTGTTTCCTCTCGTTGCCTCCGCCGAAGGTAAGAACGCTGTCGCACGCGCACTGTTGTCGACCGGTGGCGGGAGCGCTCCAGACGCAGCGTTGCGGCCCCCGCAACTCACCGGTCGGGTCGGAACGGTCGACACCTTCACTGCAGCGCCGGAAGTCCTGCTGCCGGCCGGTAGTGACCACACGTTGCAGGTTCGGCTATCGGGCATGATGATGCGCTACGACTGGATGATCAACGGCCGGCCCTACGACCAGACGGTTCCGCTGACGGTCCGGCAGGGCCAGAACGCGACGCTGACGTTCGTCAACGACTCCATGATGTGGCATCCGATGCACCTGCACGGCCACACCTTTCAGGTACTCAAACCTGATGGCAGCGCGGGACCGCGAAAGGACACCGTGATCGTCAAACCGATGCAGACGGTGGTGGTGCGAATGGTCGCGGACAATCCCGGCGAATGGATGTTGCACTGTCACAACGCGTATCACATGGCAGCCGGGATGATGACGACCTTGAACTACGCCCGGTAA
- a CDS encoding SHOCT domain-containing protein: protein MMFWYDHDMSGWGYAGMAIGMVVFWVLIIAGIVALIRFTSRAPQGPALPQFPLSSESPERLLAARFARGEIDEAEYRQRLAALRASPHQ from the coding sequence ATGATGTTCTGGTATGACCACGACATGAGCGGGTGGGGCTACGCGGGCATGGCGATCGGGATGGTGGTGTTCTGGGTCCTGATCATCGCCGGGATCGTCGCGTTGATCCGGTTCACCAGCAGGGCGCCGCAAGGTCCGGCCCTGCCTCAGTTCCCGCTCTCAAGCGAGTCGCCCGAACGGCTGCTGGCGGCGCGGTTCGCGCGGGGTGAGATCGACGAAGCCGAATACCGCCAGAGATTGGCCGCACTGCGTGCAAGCCCGCATCAGTGA
- the upp gene encoding uracil phosphoribosyltransferase: MRDVHVIDHPLVQHKLTLMRRKVTSTNTFRRLANEMATLLAYEVLRDTPTHEIAVETPLETTTGTVIDGKKLVFVAILRAGTGILDGMLTVVPGARIGHIGLYRDPKTRVAVEYYFKMPSDLHEREVVVVDPMLATGNSAVAAVDRLKEFRPRSIKFVCLLTCPEGIAVLHDAHPEVPIYTAAVDRGLDEQGYIVPGLGDAGDRLFGTK, from the coding sequence ATGCGCGACGTCCACGTCATCGACCATCCGCTAGTGCAGCACAAGCTGACCTTGATGCGGCGCAAGGTCACGTCCACCAACACTTTCCGCAGGCTGGCCAACGAGATGGCCACGCTGCTGGCCTACGAGGTACTGCGTGACACCCCGACCCACGAGATCGCGGTGGAGACCCCACTGGAGACCACCACCGGCACCGTCATCGACGGCAAGAAGCTGGTATTCGTCGCCATCCTGCGGGCCGGCACCGGCATCCTGGACGGGATGCTGACCGTCGTGCCCGGCGCGCGAATCGGACACATCGGGTTGTACCGCGATCCGAAAACCCGCGTTGCCGTTGAGTATTACTTCAAGATGCCCAGCGACCTGCACGAGCGCGAAGTGGTCGTGGTCGACCCGATGCTGGCCACCGGCAACTCAGCGGTGGCAGCGGTGGACCGCCTCAAGGAGTTCCGGCCCCGGTCCATCAAATTCGTCTGCCTGCTCACCTGCCCCGAAGGGATCGCCGTCCTGCACGACGCGCATCCGGAGGTACCGATCTACACCGCGGCGGTGGACCGTGGACTCGACGAGCAGGGCTACATCGTGCCGGGTCTCGGCGACGCGGGCGATCGGCTGTTCGGCACCAAATAG